Genomic window (Sulfurimonas sp.):
TTTAATCTATCATAAAACAAAAAAAGCCTTTGTTCTTGTAAAACAACTCCGCATCCCAGTTCTTCATGCAAATGAGAAAGATGGAATGATGTATGAACTTTGTGCGGGACTTATAGATAAAGACACTTCAATAGTTCAAATCGCAAAAGAAGAGATTTTAGAAGAGTGTGGTTATGATATACCTGTGCAAAATTTACAAAAAATAACTTCATTTTACACAAGTGTTGGCATCTCTGGAACTAAACAAACACTATTTTATGCTGAATGTGATGAGACTATGAAAGTAAATAATGGTGGTGGCTTAGAAGATGAAGAAATAGAAGTAATATATCTTCCGATAAACAAAGCAAAAGAGTTTATGTTTGATGAAGATAAACAAAAAACACCTAGTATGATTATGTCTTTTTACTGGTTTTTTGATAATATATTAACGCAATAACATCCTTATCCAAATTCAATAGGATCCATATCAATCTCAGCTAAACCAGTCTTGCATCTAGACACAGCTTTTATAATATCCGTGCTTTTATCACTTCTAAGGAGTATCTCAAATCTGTACTTATTTGCAATCCGCTCAACTCCACATTTCCCAAAACCAACAACTTCTATATTTGAAATTTTAACTAAATCATCTTTCATCTCTCGCATCTCTTCTTGTGCTTTTGCTCCATTTTTGTGACTAAACAAAACCCGACAAAGCTTTTTATATGGTGGATAAAGCCCTACTCTAAAGATTTTTTCTTCTTGCAAAAAAGCTTCATAATCATCTATGAAAGTAGAAAAAAACTCTTCATTAAAACTTTGAATCAAAACTTTTGCATCTTTTGCTCTACCACTTCTTCCTGATACTTGTATAAGACAAGACAGAGCCTTTTCTCTTGCTCTGTAATCACTCATATTTAACATATTGTCAAGTCCTAGAACCACCGCTAAAGTAACTCCATGATAATCATGCCCTTTGCTTAGCATCTGCGTTCCTACAAGCATATCAGTTTCTCTCTCATTAAAACGCTTAAGTGCTTTTTTTAGTTTGTTTGCTGTGGTAATTGCATCTCTATCAAACTGCTCTATCTTGGCATCTGTGAGTTGTTCTTGTATAAGCTTTATTGCCTCAACTGTTCCAAGTCTAGAACTTATAAGAGAAGCTCCTTTACACTCACTACAAATTTGAGGTATTGCTTGAGTGAAGTTACAGTAGTGACATTTTAATGCTCGTGATTTTTGATGTATACTCATACCAATACTACAAAAAACACATTGTGCTGTATGTCCGCAATCCTCACAAATAAGATACTTAAAATTTGCTCTTGTTGGTACAAAGACTATCGCTTGGTTTTTAGCTTTTATGGTTGAGGCTAGATGCTCCATGATTAAAGGCGATAAACTCTCACTAGATTTTTCATAAATAAACTCTTTTTTAGCACTGAAAAATCCACCTTTAAGTCTAAAATATGGAAATTTAACAAAGGAGTTAAGAGATGGTGTAGCGCTTCCTAAAACTACGGGAATATCATGCAGTTTACCCATATAAATAGCTATATCTTTTGCATTATATCTTGGTCTTGAAGATGATTTATAACTATCATCATGTTCTTCATCTACGACTATTAAGCCTAAGTCATTTATTGGTAAAAAAAGTGTTGAGCGAGGACCAGCAACTATTTTTGCACTTCCATCATAAATTTTTTTAAGAGCTTTTTTCTTTTGAAGAGCAGTTAATTTTGAGTGCCACATAATAACATCTGTCCCAAAATGCTCTTCTAACCTTTGACTCATTTGAGGAGTAAGAGATATCTCAGGCATTAAAAAAATACATCGTTTACCAGATGCTATTATCTCTTGAAAATATTTCATATATATTTCTGTTTTTCCACTTCCTGTATCTCCAAAGAGTAAAGAAGTTTTATGTTGTTTTAGAAAGTCTAGAGCTTTTGTTTGTTTTGAAGAAAGAGTTAGTTCCACCTCGGGAGAGGTGGAACTAGATGAGTTAATGTATGTGCGTTCCATCTCAGGAGAGATGGAACGAGAAAACGCAGTCATAACCCCAAGAGCCTCACCCAAAGAACAAACATAATAAGTGGAAATAAACTTAGCCAATGCCATCTGCTTAAGTGAATAAAAAAACTCACTCTCACTCAAAATCTCAATAGTTTTAAATTCTGGTTTTTCACATTTAGAAATAATAGTAGCTTTAACTTCTTTATTTCTAAGAACAACATTTACAATAGTGCCAATTTCTAAAGATAAAGAAAAATGATAAGTTAAAGGATTAAGAGGGGAAGAGAGGATTGACACTTCATAAAAATACAAAATAATCCTCTAGAATTTAGTTTACTAAAGCGTTACATTTACCTGTACCAGCTGCACAGCCGAATATCCCAGATGTACTGTTATAATCAAATGTTGTTGTCACTCCATTTACAAGATATCGATACTGTTTTTCACCTGAACCAGTAACTACGCTCCAGTCACCAGAGCCTGTTCCAGCGCTAATACCATACAACAAAAGACTTCTAGTCCCATCACCTTTAAATAAGGTTGTAGTTTCACCGGTTGGGCTTAGTTTTGGTATGTAACTGTTAACACCTTTTACAAGTTGGGTTTGTCGCTCACTTACAATAGCAGAACGAATAACAGAAACATCAGCCCGTCCAGAAGCTATATCAGCTTGATTTTTTGTAGATGCAAATTTTGGGAGTGCAATAGCTGATAAAATTCCTAAGACAACGACAACAAAGATGAGTTCTATCATAGTGAAAGCTGTTTTCATAATTTATCCTATTTTATATTGGAGTAGATTATATCTAAATTATTTTGGGGGTTTGTTTAATGTGTTTCATGAATTGTTTTAATATGTATTCCACCTCGGGAGAGACTGTGAAATAACTACTATTTCCAGTCTCATTCATATAAACACATCCAATCAAGCAATTTAAAATCAATTTTTCAGTATAATAACACCAAACAAAGCCCTGTATTTAGGCTTTTAAGGCAACTAATGAGTGAACTATATAAACAAGGTTTAAATAGAAATCAGCAATTATTATTTCCACCAAGTATTGATGATTATGTAGATGAAGATAACAATGTAAGAGCAATAGATTCTTATGTAGAATTATTAGACTTAACTAAACTGCAGTTTTCAAATACAAGAAAAAGTGATAGAGCAGATGGACAAAAAGCTTATAGTCCTAAACTACTGTTAAAAATATATATTTATGGTTATCTAAATAAGATAAGAAGTTCAAGAGCATTAGAAAAAGAGTGTAAAAGAAACCTAGAACTAATATGGCTAGCACAAGACTTAAAACCAACATATAGAACTATATCAGAGTTTAGAGCAAGGAATCCAAAAGCACTAAAACAAGTATTTAAAGAGTTTGTAGTTTTATGTAAAAATATAGATTTAATAGGGGATGGATTAAAAGCTGTTGATGGAGCATTTTTAAGAGCGAATGCCTCTAAAAATCAACTAATATTGAAAAAGACACTGGATAAAGATTTAACTAAAATTGAAACTGAAATAGAAGAGTATCTCAAATCACTAGAGTATGCAGATAAAGAGAAACAACCATCAAGTATCATTAATAAACTACCAAAAGATTTAAGAAAACTAAAATATCAACAAGAAGAGTT
Coding sequences:
- a CDS encoding NUDIX hydrolase is translated as MNKIDSITKLQNPKFVIPVKINYTQNGKKKEWESVKTIDCVSILIYHKTKKAFVLVKQLRIPVLHANEKDGMMYELCAGLIDKDTSIVQIAKEEILEECGYDIPVQNLQKITSFYTSVGISGTKQTLFYAECDETMKVNNGGGLEDEEIEVIYLPINKAKEFMFDEDKQKTPSMIMSFYWFFDNILTQ
- a CDS encoding primosomal protein N', whose translation is MYFYEVSILSSPLNPLTYHFSLSLEIGTIVNVVLRNKEVKATIISKCEKPEFKTIEILSESEFFYSLKQMALAKFISTYYVCSLGEALGVMTAFSRSISPEMERTYINSSSSTSPEVELTLSSKQTKALDFLKQHKTSLLFGDTGSGKTEIYMKYFQEIIASGKRCIFLMPEISLTPQMSQRLEEHFGTDVIMWHSKLTALQKKKALKKIYDGSAKIVAGPRSTLFLPINDLGLIVVDEEHDDSYKSSSRPRYNAKDIAIYMGKLHDIPVVLGSATPSLNSFVKFPYFRLKGGFFSAKKEFIYEKSSESLSPLIMEHLASTIKAKNQAIVFVPTRANFKYLICEDCGHTAQCVFCSIGMSIHQKSRALKCHYCNFTQAIPQICSECKGASLISSRLGTVEAIKLIQEQLTDAKIEQFDRDAITTANKLKKALKRFNERETDMLVGTQMLSKGHDYHGVTLAVVLGLDNMLNMSDYRAREKALSCLIQVSGRSGRAKDAKVLIQSFNEEFFSTFIDDYEAFLQEEKIFRVGLYPPYKKLCRVLFSHKNGAKAQEEMREMKDDLVKISNIEVVGFGKCGVERIANKYRFEILLRSDKSTDIIKAVSRCKTGLAEIDMDPIEFG
- a CDS encoding type II secretion system protein codes for the protein MKTAFTMIELIFVVVVLGILSAIALPKFASTKNQADIASGRADVSVIRSAIVSERQTQLVKGVNSYIPKLSPTGETTTLFKGDGTRSLLLYGISAGTGSGDWSVVTGSGEKQYRYLVNGVTTTFDYNSTSGIFGCAAGTGKCNALVN